One Campylobacterota bacterium DNA segment encodes these proteins:
- a CDS encoding response regulator produces MVSEAARLKKLSSGKSLLIVEDDPLMQESLQRLLSHFFDSIQTASDPEEALDLYHAFRESPSPLLVITDVNLGRSSGLELTGRLKKIDPLQRVIAISGAEESTMFIESIRCGIDRFVLKPINQDELFTALIDMLEQIDYDNALAESRKLLEESREYALRLLNDQDRFLKNAIHEIHTPLAVIITNIDLLRMEGIENESLSAIEAGARIIQNSYEDMTYLMKRDRIPDQKVVIDLVSYIAERKQYFTCIAEVNELTLSMRTGQPNLPSIMFSELKLARLVDNTLSNAIKYSYRPGEIAITVGMRNDDIYFEIRNHGPLIHDKKKIFERFHRESETKGGYGLGLSIVAQICREENVEIEISSTPVRGTSFRYLFKNATLMQRSSPTIPSEQHKGL; encoded by the coding sequence ATGGTCTCCGAGGCTGCACGTCTGAAAAAACTCTCCTCCGGCAAATCGCTGTTGATCGTCGAAGACGATCCTCTGATGCAGGAGAGCCTTCAGCGGCTTCTGTCCCATTTTTTCGACTCCATCCAAACCGCCTCCGATCCCGAGGAGGCGCTCGATCTCTACCACGCGTTCCGCGAATCCCCTTCCCCCCTGCTGGTGATCACCGACGTCAACCTCGGACGCAGCAGCGGCCTTGAGCTCACCGGAAGACTGAAAAAAATCGATCCGCTGCAGCGGGTCATCGCCATCTCCGGGGCCGAAGAGAGTACGATGTTCATCGAATCGATCCGCTGCGGGATCGACCGTTTCGTTCTCAAACCGATCAACCAGGACGAACTTTTCACCGCACTCATCGACATGCTCGAGCAGATCGATTACGACAACGCCCTCGCCGAGAGCCGCAAACTCCTCGAAGAATCGCGAGAATACGCCCTGCGCCTCCTCAACGATCAGGACCGGTTTCTCAAAAATGCGATCCACGAGATCCACACGCCGCTGGCCGTCATCATCACCAACATCGACCTCCTTCGGATGGAGGGGATCGAAAACGAATCGCTCAGCGCGATCGAAGCGGGGGCGAGGATCATCCAGAACAGTTACGAAGACATGACCTATCTCATGAAACGCGACCGTATCCCCGACCAGAAAGTCGTGATCGATCTCGTCTCCTACATTGCCGAACGCAAACAGTATTTCACCTGCATCGCCGAAGTAAACGAACTGACCCTTTCGATGCGTACGGGACAGCCCAACCTCCCCTCCATCATGTTTTCGGAGCTGAAACTCGCCCGGCTGGTGGACAACACCCTCTCCAATGCGATCAAATACTCCTACCGACCCGGCGAAATCGCAATCACCGTCGGAATGCGCAACGACGACATCTACTTCGAAATCCGCAACCACGGTCCCCTCATCCACGACAAAAAAAAGATTTTCGAACGCTTTCACCGCGAGTCGGAAACCAAGGGCGGTTACGGGCTGGGGCTGAGTATCGTGGCGCAGATCTGCCGAGAGGAAAACGTCGAAATCGAGATCTCTTCCACCCCCGTAAGGGGGACTTCGTTTCGCTACCTCTTCAAAAATGCCACATTAATGCAACGCAGTTCGCCTACAATACCCTCCGAACAACACAAGGGGCTGTAA
- a CDS encoding EAL domain-containing protein — protein MSTDPAKLIAAIRDNARGLHVLYVEDDPLIGREYLTFLSRFFENIRHESNGEKGLEAALETPFDLVITDIEMPKFDGLTMIEKIKERYPDLSTLLVSAHKDVNYLHRSIQLGVDGYLFKPMEREQTMATLHKVVGKIKMERENVQYRQHLEELVETKTREAIQTYTFDRISGLYSLGKLEQDIFTYSNHTLVLFKIGDFKHLNDTYGYDAGNAVLQQTASILRRLVNDEMNVEHHGLYRTSGTHFALLSPAGVQSLEPLVHLIVQHFEATEIVVAGEKMYLEMYAAIVHPGDELSLSHADFALRQAEKEGRTVIYRSAEHHNHGNSYKLKCIDTIKRAIVENRFVPFYQPIIDNTTMRIVKYEALLRLMTPDGQFLSPVQFLPIAKETKMYRTITKLVIASVLNDFRDSECSVSINLSIEDISHHPTREFLFQQIASFPEPHRLVFELLESEGVESYAEIQNFFAKLKELGCKVALDDFGSGYSNFEHLAKLNVDYIKFDGSLIETIATDYVSQSIVELLTTFAERLGIRTIAEYVSAEALHERICSLGVCESQGYLFGAPMPFDPCMKKIRPVEPKLPVQEAIISAAV, from the coding sequence TTGTCGACTGATCCCGCCAAACTCATCGCCGCCATCCGCGACAACGCCAGAGGACTGCACGTCCTCTACGTCGAGGACGACCCGCTTATCGGCCGCGAATACCTCACGTTCCTGAGCCGTTTTTTCGAAAATATCCGCCATGAATCCAACGGAGAAAAAGGGCTTGAAGCGGCCCTTGAAACTCCCTTCGATCTGGTCATCACCGATATCGAAATGCCCAAATTCGACGGCCTTACGATGATCGAAAAAATCAAGGAACGCTATCCGGACCTATCAACCCTCCTCGTCTCGGCCCACAAAGACGTCAATTACCTCCACCGATCGATCCAGCTGGGCGTCGACGGCTACCTGTTCAAGCCGATGGAACGGGAACAGACCATGGCTACGCTCCACAAAGTGGTCGGCAAGATCAAAATGGAGCGGGAGAACGTTCAATACCGCCAACATCTCGAAGAGCTCGTCGAAACCAAAACCCGCGAAGCGATCCAAACCTATACCTTCGACCGGATCAGCGGACTGTATTCGCTCGGAAAACTGGAACAGGATATTTTTACCTATTCAAACCATACCCTCGTCCTGTTTAAAATCGGGGACTTTAAACATCTCAACGACACGTACGGATATGATGCGGGAAACGCCGTTCTACAACAAACCGCCAGCATCCTCCGGCGTCTGGTCAACGACGAGATGAACGTCGAGCACCACGGCCTTTACCGTACCAGCGGAACCCATTTCGCCCTCCTCTCGCCGGCGGGGGTACAGAGTCTTGAACCGCTCGTTCACCTTATCGTCCAGCATTTCGAAGCGACCGAAATCGTCGTGGCCGGGGAAAAAATGTATCTGGAAATGTACGCCGCTATTGTCCATCCCGGAGACGAGCTGAGCCTTTCACATGCCGATTTCGCACTGCGCCAGGCCGAAAAAGAGGGGAGAACCGTCATCTATCGTTCGGCGGAACACCACAACCACGGCAACAGCTACAAGCTCAAGTGCATCGATACGATCAAACGGGCAATCGTTGAAAACCGATTTGTCCCGTTTTACCAGCCCATCATTGACAATACCACGATGCGCATCGTCAAATACGAAGCGCTCCTGCGCCTCATGACGCCCGATGGGCAGTTTCTTTCTCCGGTACAGTTTCTACCGATCGCCAAAGAGACGAAGATGTACCGTACGATCACCAAACTCGTCATCGCGTCGGTCCTGAACGATTTCAGAGATTCCGAATGCAGCGTCAGTATCAACCTTTCGATCGAGGACATCTCCCATCACCCCACCCGCGAATTCCTCTTCCAGCAGATCGCTTCTTTTCCCGAACCGCACCGTCTCGTCTTCGAACTGCTCGAAAGCGAAGGGGTCGAATCGTATGCCGAAATTCAGAATTTTTTCGCCAAACTGAAAGAACTCGGTTGCAAAGTGGCTCTCGACGACTTCGGGTCGGGTTATTCGAATTTCGAACATCTCGCCAAACTCAACGTCGACTACATCAAATTCGACGGCTCGCTGATCGAAACGATCGCCACCGACTACGTCTCCCAGAGCATCGTCGAACTTCTTACCACGTTTGCCGAGCGCCTGGGGATCAGGACGATCGCGGAATACGTCTCTGCCGAAGCGCTGCACGAGCGGATCTGCAGCCTCGGCGTATGCGAATCGCAAGGGTATCTCTTCGGCGCACCGATGCCGTTTGACCCCTGCATGAAAAAAATCCGTCCGGTCGAACCGAAACTTCCCGTACAAGAAGCTATAATATCCGCAGCTGTTTAA